The window TATTATTCATATCcttatatatttaatacttgtacaatttttatattatttatttttcactagtattttttacttttgacaTTTAATACttgtataatttttatgtttaacTCTTTATATCAACTTATCAAGTGAAAATTGAAactatttgatatttacttcaattacaaaaaattaaatttttatacttcttatttttattctCTTATCTAAAAAttgaaactatttttttgtagttcacttaaaaaaaattattttttctactTCTTACacttttcacttttttattatttttatctttcTTATTTTTTGTAATGTGATACtagttttaactttttaagtctaattttttatatcaaattcttaaaaaaaaataattttttacccGTATCGATCACTATATTTGTATAtctgttttttattttcattttgttatccaaaaattgaaattgattcGACGTTTAGTTCActtgtgaaaaaaatatttttgtacttTCAACTTCTTATACTTCtcacatttttattatttatattttttcttatattatttatctttaCTTGTAATACTAGTTAGTATCACTTATCTAGTAGTGATGATAATTAAAAAAGATACAAATAATAGAAAAAGTGAAAAGCGTAAGAAgttaaaacacaaaaataatttttttctaagtgAACTAAATGTCAAATCATTTTCAGTTTTTGGATAACAAAGCGAAAATAAAAGATACAAATATAGTAGCCGacaagattaattttttttgagaatttgatataaaaaattagcaTAAAAAGTTATAACTAATATTAcatgtaataaaaaaaagtgaaaagtgtaagaagttgaaaaaataagaataatttttttgtcagtGAACTAAACATCAAATAGTTTCAAGTTTTCTCCTagaaattgatataaaaaattagatataaaagttatataaaaattaaatgtaaaaggtaaataatataaaaagctATAcaagtattaaatattaaaagatatgaataataaaaaaatgaaaaaaataaatattaaaactaatattttataggTGAACTGAGACACCAAGTCAATCTAAATATCTATATAACACAATGAAAAAGAAAGTAGGTCTATAGGTATAGTGGCAGACAAGAGTAATTAATGTTATGCAGAGGTGGCGCTGCCACATCATTCTGTATAAAATTTCTGTATCCGTTTATGTGGATGTAGCATTACTCGCATGCTAAAGAAGATTAGTTGTCACCACCTTACCTCCTCTACAATCTCGAATCTCGTTTGGTCAGACCGAACAAACATCTCGCTAACCCCGCTTTAATCACACATACAAAACCTATACCTAATTATCTTTTATTCCAAAATCTTACTTCTGCCATGAAATACGAAATTCAAACATATTTGTAAatgtaaattttatatataaaaaaaaagaaatcattttttttagtttctttaaattgttttttagaGTACATTTATgctttgtaaataatttattatgcaATGAACGATAGTTTCAATTGgtaaattttaagattttgttgtaattaattttatgatatatatgatTGAAAGATTGTAAATCTTATTTTCGTGAAATATTTCTAAAAATCAGCAATTTTGCATAAAatacatttctataaaatattttaaaaaattggtaTTATTGTACAAAAGAAGAAACTACTCttaatttttcttgaaaaaagcTCAAAATTATTTGCACTACAAGTACTCACTTGTACTTGGTTAAAGTTTATTCCACACAATCCATTTACAAAATAAAGCATCTGCCTGAAACTAGAaaagatttttataaatttctatCTCCGTATATTATCATAATATACAAACGCAAACAACTAAAATATTTCAACTAATGAGACAGTGACATAGGCATTATACTAAATCATGTATTAACACATTCTCtctcaaattagggttttgagagtcgacttcCAAAACTAGCCGTCACTTCtccattcttcaccttcatcctcttcatccaccaactcccatcttctccactatttaccagttttttgtttttcaataaaatcgagtgttgcttaaacctcgaagattccaatcgagttttattctcggatctgtttcggatttgagtttgggcttgattgttttctgaataaatcagatcttttgaaatcaaaggtccgattgtgttttcccgtctcgccttttggcgtgtgttgatttagtaccTCATTCTTGGGTGATTCTGCGTTATTATGTCTTTCTGtgttatcaatgagaatgattgtgatggagttttgggagatctggGTTATCGCATCATTattactttcggcatgtctatagctggctcccggcatgtagatagctggggtatgcttggaacggtggcgatcgcatgtgctcacctttcacaaattattgTTGTTCATTATACGAGGACccttgttcctcattgcttagtttttacaactgagtcgtCTGAACACCGCCATAGCCATGGAACTATTGTGAATGTCAATTGTGAGGctaccattttcgggattgatgtaggctggattactcgagaagcctttgtattcattttcaatttcaagaatccttggattcagtttgttaagcagtctggaaacaatgcggctatttgtttagctcgttttattgtttatcaacctgattgcattgttAGTTGGGAATTTGTCCTGACTagacttattttaatttaatggaatgaatttgcattttgtcaaaaaaaaaaatatttcaactaataaagatattaaatcaaaattttgaaaattaaaaagttaatCCTTAAATTTCATCAATCAACCATTTCTATCATATTTATTAACGAAAAAAACATGTCGAAATGCGATAGTTTTATTTCAAAGTCATTACTCGCTTCCCCTGTCACAAATATTAATGATGGTGTCTAGAAGAAAAATCAGGTAAAAATTGCAAATGTTGACCACAGAAGGTTCTTCGCTCTCACTACAATGTCCCTACTGCTTTAACTCTCTTTAATTTTATCCTCATTTTCTTCCATATAAATTAACCTGATCCACTATCAAAAAAATAACATGATCCACTCTTCCTTTCTTTACATCTCATCATATTTTTCCCTATAAACAATCTCTTAATAATCATCTTGATTTCTATACACATTTAACAACAATCACTCACAATTTCTTAATCTTTCTCATCTCTTTTCATGGtatgtttcttttttctttcccATAAAACATCAAATATGTACATGTACATGGACTAATGTGTTTTGttttcatgggtttgtctgatttTTAGGCTAAGGTTGCTCCAGATGTCACATATGAAGAGGTGCATGttgatataatttgttttttggcTCATGCAtggaaatttttatttgtttacatTGTTATGGATTTGTTTTACAGGAATATATATTGAATGCCAGAGGATTCAAGCTTTTTACATGCAGATGGCTCCCGAATGGCGAACCGAAAGCTCTGGTTTTTCTGTGTCATGGCTATGCAATGGATTGCAGCATCTCCATGAGAGGTGAGTCTACATTAATTTCATAAATACATGGTAAAATGGATGTGGAGATTGTTGACAGGGGGGTATGAAATGAAATTGCAGGTGCTGCTCATCGACTCGTAAAGGCAGGATTTGCGGTTTATGGTATTGATTATGAAGGCCATGGGAAGTCATCTGGCCTGCAGGGATTCTTCTCAAATTTTGATGATCTGGTTGTAGATTGTAGTGATTATTTCTCTAGCATTTGTGGTatgcttttcttttctttttcaaaattccaTTCCCTTGTCAGAAAATTATTATGTTGGATTAATTTCGGTTGTAATGCTATGCAGAAAAGAGggaaaattcaaacaagttaaGATTTTTGTTGGGTGAATCAATGGGGGGAGCCATGGTTCTCCTTGTTCATAGGAAACTCCCAAACTTCTGGGATGGAGCAGTCTTGATTGCTCCTATGTGCAAGgtaaatttactatttttactCATACATTTATTTCTGAATTTTCTTATCTTGTGTAGAAAAGAAAGTTAGGTAAAGATGGAGATGTGTTCTTTCTTGTTTTTATCTATATGGAAACTGCATTATTATAAGCCTACAAAAGAGGGAGTTGGTAATTGATGTTCTTGGCATTTTTAAAGTAGCCAAAAAGAAGGGAAGAAAATTATTTACTTCACATACCAGTCTATATTTTGTACAGGACAGCTATTCCGTATATatacttatttcaaaattaaggTGGCTTTAtgcaattaataataaatattgcaTGAAATTATCATTTTGAAAAGAAACAAAGCATAGTATTGTCCTGATTATTTTGTTTGATAATTGAATTCTTTCAAAAGGCGGGGATACATACTGCTAAATGTagggtttaatattttttacttgTAAACATGAGCTCTGATAGTATGTCACAGATGAACGACTCTGTCAAATTTAAGGTTCTTATATGGATATTGTACTTTTAGGATATTGGACTGAATTATTGCATAAATGTCTATGtattaacataattttatttgattacgTATCCAGATTGCAGATGACCTAAAACCAAACCAGATGGTGGTCAGTGTTCTAACTCAGCTTGCCAGAGTAATTCCTTCTTGGAGAATAATCCCAACAAATGATATTATTGATGCTGCCTTTAGAGATCCGGCAGTAAGAAAAGAGGTATGATAAAGAACCTGATTTTTATCTCCTCAGGAACTCTCTGAACATGTTTAACATGTTACACGTCCTGATCTGAAAACAGAAATATCATTATCATCTAACATGTCGATTCATATGGCAGATACGGGCCAACCCTTATTGCTACAAAGGCCGCCCTCGCCTACAAACTGGTTACCAATTAATGCTTACCAGCATGGATATTGAAAAAAACCTTGAGCAGGTGAATATTATCTCTTGATTTCAGATATTTGcttggtttttaaaaaaatttagatatgtCCTGCATGATATAGTCCATAACATTCTTTATGTTTTCTAGTTAGTTTCCGGTCTAACTGTTGTGCTGTAAAATCAGGTATCAGTACCTTTCCTTGTTGTTCACGGTGAGGCAGACACAGTGACTGATCCAGCAGTAAGCAAGCTTCTATACGAAACAGCTTCCAGCACTGataaaacaattaagctgtatCCTGGAATGTGGCACTCACTCAGTTACGGGGAACTCCCTGAAAATTTAGACATTGTCTTTACAGATGTTATCAGTTGGTTAGACGACAGAGTGGCATCAGGATATGAAAGATTGGAGAAAGAAGGGAAGCGTGAAAATGATCCACTGGAAGCCAAGTATTCCAGCAAAGAACTAGTTGCATAGTAATAAAACTGCTTTATACTTATATTCTGTTAATCCTATTTTGTGATAGTAGTAGTAGTAACAATCTAAGTACCCTAAAGAAATTCCTGTTAGTATCAGAAAAGAAAAGTCTAAGTGGTTGtttctagaattttttattttacttcaaTCAGTTTGTAGAAAcagaattaatcaaatatatttcaatCTTTGTTTTCCTGCAAGTTTGCGACTGTATTTCAGATCTTCAATACTTGATACTCATTAACTAAATTAAAGGATCATTATGGATTCGATATACTTAAAATGCATAATAACCAGTGCTGACTTAAATATGCTGTCCGGAACTTCCAAGCAGTAGGAAACTGAATGCAAGATAGGGGTAAGTCTGCATATATCGGGCACCTTTTCAAGATCCTTCTGTTACAGGATCCTTGTTTTGTTCCCTGGAGACTGCTTGTGTTGTTCACTGGAGACAACCACAAACTGCTAAGTTTTAAATGCGATGTCAATTATAATGCTTTCTGTTTTTCAGTTGCAAATAGCTAACTTTTCCCATTATTTACGAAGAATGTGGAAAAACAGAACAAAATGGAACTAAGAAAAGCTTTACATTGAACCAGTCCACAACAAGCTTATCACTAATTACTTTACTGGCCTTATCGTGCAAACAAGGATCATGTCGGTATCAGGTTGTAgcatttttcttttgttttcctGTTCTGAAAAGCTGCAACGGGGCAGGCAAGCCAGCAAGGTTAATATTTTTAGTGATCTTGCAGAAGTCGAAACAAAACTGGACTCAGTCTTCCAGCATTTagtgttttataaattttggttTAGTGaaattaatagtataatatGCTCTAACACTAGGAATGCTCTGAAAAATTCAGCAATGTCTTAGTCggctaataaaataaaatctgcAAGTCTTTGGCTGGTGAAAATGACCATTTGTATTATTTCTACCGAAAGGATCCATTATAAGCTAATAGAGACATGGTTGCTCAAGTTGAATCTAACAGATGCATATAATTGAGAACTGAAGTGAAAATCTCAAGCAAAGCAAGTCAGCAACTTAAACAATTATTAAGCATGGATGTAACAAGATTTCTGATATGCTTACATGAATTTAGGCGAGCAGATGAATGTTTACTTGACACTAGTGAATAGCACTGACCGGACCAGGGGCAACCTCTTCTCGGATTTTTAATTGGAATTAAGTATTGTATGGAATTTAAGTTGCTACCTATGTTATCCGGACTCGActaaaagtgtccaacatggatacGAGTCCGAGTTTTGGACTcggcaataatttgaaaaatttacatgtttttgacctaaaataagtgtcgcaGTGTCTATGCgcatgtccgagtgtcgagtaTACAACACCAGTACGAGGCAAAATGAGGAATCGGGATAATATAGGTTGCTACGATGAATTGGAGGTTTAACTCATGGAACACATGTAGTGTGCTATGTCTTTACTCATTGTTTTTAAAGTTTGCATTATTCTCCTCGACTTAAAACTCGTATTGTTCTCCCACTATGAAGTTCGGCTCTGCCACTGCTCAATAGGCGTTTTTGCATTGTTTTCTAGATTTACAGATTCAACTTTCAAGgctcaaatctcttttattTCAATTGTTATCTTAATACTTTCTGTTGATAGGATTCTACAGGACTTGCTTATTAAAAAACCCCTGAACATAGTCTATAAACAGTTTATCTGAAACCCTATTTTCCAACAAATATGAAGCAGGTATAGATTTCTTCCTCACATACTGCTTTTCCTAAGAACGAATAACTTCTTGTGCCGAGAAAATAGCAAttcaataaaaaagaaaactgtTGGCACATCGAACTATGTTAATAACATCAGTATctaacataatattttaaattaacattgCTGCAAATGTAGCTACAACAATATATTCATTGGGCTCGATACATCAAATGGCCGCGGGTTAAATGTCAGTGTCTCTGTCTTTACTCACAGGGTGCAGTCACATTAACCTCTTCAGGAGAAAGTGCATTCTCCCAATTCCGAGCAGACAATGTGAAAAGCCGACGAACGACATGTGCAGAGGGCCATAACTTGCAACCTACATAGATGAAACCCCATAATTCAATCTACTTATACCCACACATAGCACAAAGAGGGGCCAAATATACAAGTCACAGAACAATACCAGATAGTTTGAAAAGTATTACATAATTCTAAACATGTATGATAGGTTACAATCTCGAAGACAGAAAATAGAATCCAAATCTTAAATAGAAATCACAAAATCCGGAGCAACCGGAGTCATGTTTATGCATTTTGTCCGCAAACCTTTGCTCTAAATATCTCAGACAATTTTATTGCGTATTTCTTCAAGTTTTTTCAGTATCTCTCCTGGAGTCCTATCCAATTCATCAGCAATTTTTCGCTGCAAATCCATGGGCAAAGTTGGAAACTGCTCACACAGATCTCCATCGACCACATCCTACAATTATCATCAAAAAGTGTTTTGTTAGCGACCACAATTTTAAGATTGACGAAGCATAATGCAGATTGCAAAATATAACACCAAAAGCTATGATagataacaatatatataagcAAATATTGGTAAATTGCCAGATACTTATTAACTATTCTTATCAAGAGTGATTGCTTAAAATGTAATCAAATGCACTATAAAGATAACTAATCATGCTACAGACCAATATAAAAAGATAGAATTTACACAAAAAGATGATGCCATTTCCCAGATTATCATTGAAGGAAGTACTGAACATAAACAGAGCTCAATTCATTGTGCTCCACTGCTCTCAGCTGACTTCAACAAGAGAGACCTATACTTTCTGTTGCAAGTGAAAAATCTTAACCTAGACGATCTTCCAAATAAAAACTGTACTTTTTATCCAGAATATTTTTCTTTACCACACTTTTATCCAGAATATTAAatcaattcaaaatcaaattggATAAATTATGTTCAGTTTTAGACTTTAGTCatctaatcaaatatattatactcGTAATACAATAGTCTACTAACTGCAAATTTACAATACAATTTAGAAGAACATCAGATAAGTCACATGAAATTTGCAATTGAAAACAAAGTCAAATCTTCTTTCAAATGTCAAAAAATTGGGTTTCtctatacaaaaaaaaaaaaaaaccaagtcAGGACTCAGAAGCCAAATTTAACTTTAGTGAAAAACATTCagagaaagaagaagagaaGAGCTTAGTTTATTGAATATAACTATTCTTACTGAAAAGGCCAGGCAACTATCAAGCCACTAAATGCCAAAATCAAACAAACTAATAAGAAGGATTATATAATACATCTAACAAATTCAAAATGCATCTCATGAGTCAGTTACGTGTAAGTTCCAATTTCTTGTGCACATGAAAAAGGCTCACCTTAACAGGAAAATACGCAGATCTATAAGCCATGTGATCTCTTCCACATAAAGGTGGGTGTTCCTGTCTCATATGCATCTCCAAATGATTGAAAAAGTCAACATCATCTCTTGAGCTGAATGCAAGCAATGCCCCTAAGCTTCCCATTACAGTTCCATATATAAGAGATTCTTGACCTCCAGGAATAAGAGATGCTTTCTGCAAGCATGTTACAACATCGCCAACATGAAATTGCACTATTTCTTCAACTTTGTTTGGGGCTCCATTCAGCTTGCCCTGCTCCCATTTTATCTTTCCACCAGTTGGATCTTCTTCAATCTCATCAGATACATCTTGTGGTAGTCTCACAAAATAGATGTTCCCAAACTTGTCTCCACCTGCCATCGTGTCAAAGTCTATATGGTATGATGCAGTGAGCCATCTTGGGACAGAATCATCAGCGAATATATATAGTTGATTTTCGTCACGCCTATACTTGCAATAATGGAACGACTGTAAAACACAAATCCATCAACAGACAGACAGTCAGCAAAGCACTACACAAACCAAAAGTGCTATTTAACTGGGAAACAATTGAAAGTGGTAGCAGTTTTCTAGTTATAGCCAAAAGATAGCAAAAACAGGAGCACTTGATTTTAAATCTTTGGCCTAGGAACCACTTGACCATAGATTGCATCTTTTAAAAGTTTCTGTTTATTTAATCAGAGAACGTAGAAAACACTGTTTTATACATAATTGTAGTATCTTTATTGAACATACATTTTAGGCAGTAATAACACAAAATACACAATTTATCCAACTGAGCTGAAATTTGAACCCGCCAAGGTCatacacaaaaagaaacaaACTGAAATTGTCCTAAATACACGAAGAGTATAAAAGTTCAAGAAGCAGATAACAATCAACCACTGAAGATAAATTTAGTCCATTATGGATTTTCCAAAGTGAGGCTTCAATTCATTAAATATAAGAACATTGAGATACCTTAGCTGTGAAGTgaagtataaaaataaatttttgtgaattatttgCACTATGTATATTTACTGGTTTTTTTATTGATGTTACAAGATCAGCAGCTTAAATCACATGATACAAATCGCATTCTTCAAGGGTGAAGAGCAGCTCAAATCACATGATATAAATCGCATTCTTAGACAATGGatatgataatctcagattcaGAAGCTTATATGGAGAAAGGATGGAACTTCAAGAAGAAGGTCAAGACTACCATATAAATAACATAAACTATTTGGGCATGTTGTGTTCATACTTCAATTGAATCGATCTAtattgtaagagcatctcccaGGGAATAGAGCCCTGGGGTAAAATATCTATATAATACAAGTTAAAGAGAATTCGTCAAATATGTAGCTCTCCAACCCACTATACCCCTTGGATAGAGTTTTAAATGACCACATTTCATTGACTATATTTGCCGAACCACTATTCTCCTTGGCTAAAATTTTAGCTAATCATTATTATAGCTAAACCCCATTGGACACCCCACTATTCCCCTAAAAAAGTTAAGCCaataatcattttatattattttctatttcCATTGGAAATGCTCTAAGAAGCAAAAATGCCCCAATAAGTATTTAATGATCCTTATAGTCTAAGTTAAAAAAGAAATGCGCGTGtgttgtaaaaaaaacaaataaatatatatcatttgatAAATAAGAGTTAAAGAAATTGCATACCTCCTGAATATCACCCACATAAATCCGGTCACGATATGTATGAATAGAGTTAATTGTGTTGGGAAATAATTTATTCTCACATTTCCTAAGCAGTCTCCGTTTCCCCAAATCATACAATCTGAGAACTGGTCCTATTCCAGCAAGTAATCTTCCTTGAAATTGGGACAATGCAAGAGGTACACCATCCACTTGTGTCTTATGCAGTAGTTCAAGCGATTTACCATCTTTCAGGAAAcgataaatatgaatatatccAGCCGAGAAAGATCTCTTTGGCCAGAACTGCAAGCTTTTGGCTGTACCAACAGCTAGAAGAGTTCCATACTCTTTATCATGGAAATTTACCGTGCATATACTGAAGGCAGCTTCATTGTCCTGAAGCTCAAGcagacaagttgtttccgttgTCCTTGGATCAAGAACTCTTATACAAGAAACCCATTTGTCCGACTCTGCTTTAGGATAACCATACTGCTCATCTGAGAGGGGATCATCCTTATCCTCATCATCAGCACCATTCTCCGTCTCCGTTTTACCATTTTCACCCATTCCAGCTGCCTCAAAACATTCCTTTCTTGCAGCTTCACGGTCTTCTGCAGCAAATGCTCCTTGATCACTCTCAATGATAACCAAAAGCTTCCTCTTGTTTTGAATCACAAATTTTCTTGGTGTGTACCGTAAAGGGATCGTTGTTTCATTAAACGTTTCACCCAACCTCTCTATGGTAAAAACTCTCAACGCATCtccagcaacagcaacaacaccTTCGGCACACTGATCGGATGAGAATGAGGCTGCATATTCAAGAGTCTCATACGACAAGGGAGTCAGCAAAAAATGTCCTTGGTGGATATAACCAAGCCATGGTCTACTTGACAAACAGAGCATAGCACGGCGTCCCCTCACAGCAACAGAAAAGAGCTTTGGTGCTCTAAGCCCTAAGAAACGAGATCGGGCATCTGACAGCTGGCCTGTCACCATATCAACCACTGTTCTGAATAGAACACCACTCTGCAAACCTGCATTGAGAAAAAGGCTAGCAGGGTGGTCTGCACCATCCTCACCACCAATAGATGCTTGAACTTCAAGAAAAAGGAGAGAATCTGGGGGTGATGATACACTTTGCAGGCTCAGAACCTGCATACAATCATCAGGATCTAATGATAAGATACGGATAGTGTTGTCGTATGATCCCACTGCTAGAAAGCGGGATCTCTGTCTTCCTTCAGGTACAGGTGCAATGTCCAAACAAGCTATATCCCCCGACATTTCATGTTTCTCTACCTCCATAAGCTGGCCAGTCATATCTACCTCAAAGTATATAAGTTCTCCTCCACTCAATGCAACTACAACCTGAAGTCTATTGGAACCAACCTTAACAATTGTTCTTTTTCCAGGAGTTCTCCACTCATTTATACGTCCATCTTCTCTTATATGCCTGATACCAGTCGGATGAACTTGCATCAGCGAATCATCGCCTATCAATGATACATCAAGAGAAGGGGTGGTATCAAGGAACCCACTATCACTAACTTCTTCGACCGTCTCACCAATAGAAAGGACGAGAGTAGCATTAGTAAATGAAACAACGATATATGCATCAAATTCATCATTTACATTCTTTTTCACAGTCCAGACTGCACTAGGAACACCAGGAAGCTGGGACACAGCCATTTCGCTGATTGCTAAACCTGGTCTTAGTATACGTAGTGAAGACCGAGGCCCTCTCCCGCAAAGCGAAAATATTTGAGGAGTCTCTTCCTCGAAAAGATTTGTTACTTTCATATCCATTATTGGCATCAAACTCTCCACCTGATCAATCCTGACAAGGTTCTTCAGTCCTCTAGGTTGAAAAAATACAGGTTGAAAACCTTCTTCTGTTTCCATTAAAGTAGCAGATGAAGATTCCACATCAGGATCATCTCCAATTGCTTGAAACTGATACAAACCATGATTTCCAAACTCAGATGCAGCAAAGAGAAACCCCAGTTTCAGCACACACAAAGAAGAGGTAACCGGGATAGTGTCAAAATACTTAATTTTTAGCTCAGAAACACGTTCATTATCATGGTCAAGTGTAACCTTAAAAACATCACCGTACTCTGTCTgtaacaaaaagaaaaacattGACTTCTGTTTGTGCATAGCAGCCGAAACAATCAAAACCCCACGCTCAGCAGGCAAATCAGCTCGTCTAGGAATCACAGCCCTTACATCAGGATGCCCTTGATTcttataaatcacaaaattctCCGCACAAACAAGCACACCACTAGGCCCATCTCCCCCACCAGGGACCGTAACAAGCATATTCGCCCCATTGTCAACCTGCTCCGACCACTTCCTCGAGACATGATTAAGCCCTAAATCCAGCTCATAAAACGTCAAGTGCTTCTGCGCCTCACTAGCCGCCTGCCCCGTCGAATCCTGGTCTGCCTCCGAATAATCCAACTCAATTGCCGCAAAAATCGGATTATCAAACCCACAATCCACCCCAACAATCGAATACACAATCGTATGCGACTTGTGCGCCTCTAAAGGCGACGAAATAGTTAACCTAGCCGACGTGTCCCTATTCAACACATAAACCAACTTTTGCTTCTCACACGCACCAACCATTACCGCCCTCCCTTTCGGGTCAATCCCCAAATACTGCCCCGGAACAATCCTCCTACACCCTGATTTCCCGAAAGTCTCTTGGtgaattttatcaaacacaTTCTTCTCCTTATTATATTCCAATATAACAATTCT of the Daucus carota subsp. sativus chromosome 4, DH1 v3.0, whole genome shotgun sequence genome contains:
- the LOC108218605 gene encoding spliceosome-associated protein 130 A; this translates as MYLYNLTLQQATGIVCAINGSFTGGKSQEIVVARGKVLDLLRPDDNGKIQTILSVEIFGAIRSLAQFRLTGAHKDYIVVGSDSGRIVILEYNKEKNVFDKIHQETFGKSGCRRIVPGQYLGIDPKGRAVMVGACEKQKLVYVLNRDTSARLTISSPLEAHKSHTIVYSIVGVDCGFDNPIFAAIELDYSEADQDSTGQAASEAQKHLTFYELDLGLNHVSRKWSEQVDNGANMLVTVPGGGDGPSGVLVCAENFVIYKNQGHPDVRAVIPRRADLPAERGVLIVSAAMHKQKSMFFFLLQTEYGDVFKVTLDHDNERVSELKIKYFDTIPVTSSLCVLKLGFLFAASEFGNHGLYQFQAIGDDPDVESSSATLMETEEGFQPVFFQPRGLKNLVRIDQVESLMPIMDMKVTNLFEEETPQIFSLCGRGPRSSLRILRPGLAISEMAVSQLPGVPSAVWTVKKNVNDEFDAYIVVSFTNATLVLSIGETVEEVSDSGFLDTTPSLDVSLIGDDSLMQVHPTGIRHIREDGRINEWRTPGKRTIVKVGSNRLQVVVALSGGELIYFEVDMTGQLMEVEKHEMSGDIACLDIAPVPEGRQRSRFLAVGSYDNTIRILSLDPDDCMQVLSLQSVSSPPDSLLFLEVQASIGGEDGADHPASLFLNAGLQSGVLFRTVVDMVTGQLSDARSRFLGLRAPKLFSVAVRGRRAMLCLSSRPWLGYIHQGHFLLTPLSYETLEYAASFSSDQCAEGVVAVAGDALRVFTIERLGETFNETTIPLRYTPRKFVIQNKRKLLVIIESDQGAFAAEDREAARKECFEAAGMGENGKTETENGADDEDKDDPLSDEQYGYPKAESDKWVSCIRVLDPRTTETTCLLELQDNEAAFSICTVNFHDKEYGTLLAVGTAKSLQFWPKRSFSAGYIHIYRFLKDGKSLELLHKTQVDGVPLALSQFQGRLLAGIGPVLRLYDLGKRRLLRKCENKLFPNTINSIHTYRDRIYVGDIQESFHYCKYRRDENQLYIFADDSVPRWLTASYHIDFDTMAGGDKFGNIYFVRLPQDVSDEIEEDPTGGKIKWEQGKLNGAPNKVEEIVQFHVGDVVTCLQKASLIPGGQESLIYGTVMGSLGALLAFSSRDDVDFFNHLEMHMRQEHPPLCGRDHMAYRSAYFPVKDVVDGDLCEQFPTLPMDLQRKIADELDRTPGEILKKLEEIRNKIV
- the LOC108216501 gene encoding caffeoylshikimate esterase, with product MAKVAPDVTYEEEYILNARGFKLFTCRWLPNGEPKALVFLCHGYAMDCSISMRGAAHRLVKAGFAVYGIDYEGHGKSSGLQGFFSNFDDLVVDCSDYFSSICEKRENSNKLRFLLGESMGGAMVLLVHRKLPNFWDGAVLIAPMCKIADDLKPNQMVVSVLTQLARVIPSWRIIPTNDIIDAAFRDPAVRKEIRANPYCYKGRPRLQTGYQLMLTSMDIEKNLEQVSVPFLVVHGEADTVTDPAVSKLLYETASSTDKTIKLYPGMWHSLSYGELPENLDIVFTDVISWLDDRVASGYERLEKEGKRENDPLEAKYSSKELVA